gagctcggttaggaacacagccctaaggagctcgactaggaacacagccctaaggagcttggttaggaacacagccctaaggagcttggttaggaacacagccctaaggagctcgactaggaacacagccctaaggagcttggttaggaacacagccctaaggagcttggttaggaacacagccctaaggagctcggttaggaacacagccctaaggagctcgactgaacacagccctaaggagctcggttaggaacacagccctaaggagctcggttaggaacacagccctaaggagctcgactaggaacacagccctaaggagctcgactaggaacacagccctaaggagctcgactaggaacacagccctaaggagcttggttaggaacacagccctaaggagctcgactgaacacagccctaaggagctcgactaggaacacagccctaaggagcttggttaggaacacagccctaaggagctcgactaggaacacagccctaaggagctcggttaggaacacagccctaaggagctcgactgaacacagccctaaggagcttggttaggaacacagccctaaggagctcgactgaacacagccctaaggagctcggttaggaacacagccctaaggagctcgactgaacacagccctaaggagctcgactaggaacacagccctaaggagcttggttaggaacacagcctaaggagctcgactaggaacacagccctaaggagctcggttaggaacacagccctaaggagctcgactgaacacagccctaaggagctcggttaggaacacagccctaaggagctcgactgaacacagccctaaggagctcggttaggaacacagccctaaggagctcgactgaacacagccctaaggagctcggttaggaacacagccctaaggagctcgactatgaacacagccctaaggagctcggttaggaacacagccctaaggagctcggttaggaacacagccctaaggagctcgactgaacacagccctaaggagctcggttaggaacacagccctaaggagctcaactaggaacacagccctaaggagctcggttaggaacacagccctaaggagctcgactaggaacacaaccctaaggagctcgactaggaacacagccctaaggagcttggttaggaacacagccctaaggagctcggttaggaacacagccctaaggagctcgactaggaacacagccctaaggagcttggttaggaacacagccctaaggagcttggttaggaacacagccctaaggagctcggttaggaacacagccctaaggagctcgactatgAACAcaaccctaaggagctcgactaggaacacaaccctaaggagctcggttaggaacacagccctaaggagctcgactgaacacagccctaaggagctcgactaggaacacagccctaaggagcttggttaggaacacagccctaaggagctcgactgaacacagccctaaggagctcgatgaggaacacagccctaaggagcttggttaggaacacagccctaaggagctcgactgaacacagccctaaggagctcgactaggaacacagccctaaggagcttggataggaacacagccctaaggagctcaaCTAGGAACAcaaccctaaggagctcgactaggaacacagccctaaggagctcgactaggaacacagccctaaggagcttggttaggaacacagccctaaggagctcgactgaacacagccctaaggagctcgactaggaacacagccctaaggagcttggttaggaacacagccctaaggagctcgactaggaacacagccctaaggagctcggttaggaacacagcctaaggagctcgactgaacacagccctaagggctcgactgaacacagccctaaggagctcggttaggaacacagccctaaggagctcgactgaacacagccctaaggagctcgactaggaacacagccctaaggagcttggttaggaacacagccctaaggagctcgactaggaacacagccctaaggagctcgactgaacacagccctaaggagctcggttaggaacacagccctaaggagctcgactatgaacacagccctaaggagctcggttaggaacacagccctaaggagctcgactaggaacacaaccctaaggagctcgactaggaacacagccctaaggagcttggttaggaacacagccctaaggagctcggttaggaacacagccctaaggagctcgactaggaacacagccctaaggagcttggttaggaacacagccctaaggagcttggttaggaacacagccctaaggagctcggttaggaacacagccctaaggagctcgactatgAACAcaaccctaaggagctcgactaggaacacaaccctaaggagctcggttaggaacacagccctaaggagctcgactgaacacagccctaaggagctcgactaggaacacagccctaaggagcttggttaggaacacagccctaaggagctcgactgaacacagccctaaggagctcgactaggaacacagccctaaggagcttggttaggaacacagccctaaggagcttggttaggaacacagccctaaggagctcgactgaacacagccctaaggagctcgactaggaacacagccctaaggagctcggttaggaacacagccctaaggagctcaaCTAGGAACAcaaccctaaggagctcgactaggaacacagccctaaggagctcgactaggaacacaaccctaaggagctcgactatgaacacagccctaaggagctcgactaggaacacagccctaaggagctcgactaggaacacagccctaaggagctcaaCTAGGAACAcaaccctaaggagctcgactaggaacacagccctaaggagctcgactaggaacacagccctaaggagcttggttaggaacacagccctaaggagcttggttaggaacacagccctaaggagcttggttaggaacacagccctaaggagctcgactgaacacagccctaaggagctcaactaggaacacagccctaaggagcttggttaggaacacagccctaaggagctcaaCTAGGAACAcaaccctaaggagctcgactaggaacacagcctaaggagctcgactaggaacagcctaaggagctcgactatgaacacagccctaaggagctcgactaggaacacagccctaaggagctcgactaggaacacagccctaaggagctcgactaggaacacaaccctaaggagctcgactatgaacacagccctaaggagctcgactaggaacacagccctaaggagctcggttaggaacacaaccctaaggagctcgactatgaacacagccctaaggagctcgactatgaacacagccctaaggagctcgactaggaacacagccctaaggagctcgactaggaacacagcccaaaggagctcggttaggaacacagccctaaggagctcgactaggaacacaaccctaaggagctcgactatgaacacagccctaaggagctcgactaggaacacagccctaaggagctcggttaggaacacagccctaaggagctcgactatgaacacagccctaaggagctcgactaggaacacagccctaaggagctcgactaggaacacagccctaaggagctcgactaggaacacagcccaaaggagctcgactaggaacacaaccctaaggagctcggttaggaacacagccctaaggagctcgactaggaacacagccctaaggagctcgactaggaacacagccctaaggagctcgactaggaacacagccctaaggatctcgactaggaacacagccctaaggagctcgactaggaacacagccctaaggagctcgactaggaacacagccctaaggagctcgactaggaacacagccctaaggagcttggttaggaacacagccctaaggagctcggttaggaacacagccctaaggagctcgactgaacacagccctaaggagcttggttaggaacacagccctaaggagctcgactgaacacagccctaaggagctcggttaggaacacagccctaaggagctcgactgaacacagccctaaggagctcggttaggaacacagccctaaggagctcgactatgaacacagccctaaggagctcggttaggaacacagccctaaggagctcgactatgaacacagccctaaggagctcggttaggaacacagccctaaggagctcggttaggaacacagccctaaggagctcgactgaacacagccctaaggagctcggttaggaacacagccctaaggagctcaactaggaacacagccctaaggagctcggttaggaacacagccctaaggagctcgactaggaacacaaccctaaggagctcgactaggaacacagccctaaggagcttggttaggaacacagccctaaggagctcggttaggaacacagccctaaggagctcgactaggaacacagccctaaggagcttggttaggaacacagccctaaggagcttggttaggaacacagccctaaggagctcggttaggaacacagccctaaggagctcgactatgAACAcaaccctaaggagctcgactaggaacacaaccctaaggagctcggttaggaacacagccctaaggagctcgactgaacacagccctaaggagctcgactaggaacacagccctaaggagcttggttaggaacacagccctaaggagctcgactgaacacagccctaaggagctcgactaggaacacagccctaaggagcttggttaggaacacagccctaaggagctcggttaggaacacagccctaaggagctcggttaggaacacagccctaaggagctcgactgaacacagccctaaggagctcgactaggaacacagccctaaggagcttggttaggaacacagccctaaggagctcaaCTAGGAACAcaaccctaaggagctcgactaggaacacagccctaaggagctcgactaggaacacaaccctaaggagctcgactatgaacacagccctaaggagctcgactaggaacacagccctaaggagctcgactaggaacacagccctaaggagctcaaCTAGGAACAcaaccctaaggagctcgactaggaacacagccctaaggagctcgactaggaacacagccctaaggagcttggttaggaacacagccctaaggagcttggttaggaacacagccctaaggagcttggttaggaacacagccctaaggagctcgactgaacacagccctaaggagctcgactaggaacacagccctaaggagcttggttaggaacacagccctaaggagctcaaCTAGGAACAcaaccctaaggagctcgactaggaacacagccctaaggagctcgactaggaacacaaccctaaggagctcgactatgaacacagccctaaggagctcgactaggaacacagccctaaggagctcgactaggaacacagccctaaggagctcgactaggaacacaaccctaaggagctcgactatgaacacagccctaaggagctcgactaggaacacagccctaaggagctcggttaggaacacaaccctaaggagctcgactatgaacacagccctaaggagctcgactatgaacacagccctaaggagctcgactaggaacacagccctaaggagctcgactaggaacacagcccaaaggagctcggttaggaacacagccctaaggagctcgactaggaacacaaccctaaggagctcgactatgaacacagccctaaggagcttgactaggaacacagccctaaggagctcggttaggaacacagccctaaggagctcgactatgaacacagccctaaggagctcgactaggaacacagccctaaggagctcgactaggaacacagccctaaggagctcgactaggaacacagccctaaggagctcgactaggaacacagccctaaggagctcgactaggaacacagcccaaaggagctcgactaggaacacaaccctaaggagctcggttaggaacacagccctaaggagctcgactaggaacacagccctaaggagctcgactaggaacacagccctaaggagctcgactaggaacacagccctaaggagctcgactaggaacacagccctaaggagctcgactaggaacacagccctaaggagctcggttaggaacacagccctaaggagctcgactaggaacacagccctaaggagctcgactaggaacacagccctaaggagctcgactaggaacacagcccaaaggagctcgactaggaacacagccctaaggagcttggttaggaacacagccctaaggagctcgactaggaacacaaccctaaggagctcgactaggaacacagccctaaggagctcaaCTAGGAACACAGCTctaaggagctcggttaggaacacagccctaaggagctcaaCTAGGAACACAGCTctaaggagctcggttaggaacacagccctaaggagctcaaCTAGGAACACAGCTctaaggagctcggttaggaacacaaccctaaggagctcggttaggaacacagccctaaggagctcggttaggaacacagccctaaggagcttggttaggaacacagccctaaggagctcaactaggaacacagccctaaggagcttggttaggaacacagccctaaggagctcgactaggaacacagccctaaggagctcaactaggaacacagccctaaggagcttggttaggaacacagccctaaggagctcaactaggaacacagccctaaggagctcaactaggaacacagccctaaggagctcaactaggaacacagccctaaggagctcgactaggaacacagccctaaggagcttggttaggaacacagccctaaggagctcaactaggaacacagccctaaggagcttgtttaggaacacagccctaaggagctcaactaggaacacagccctaaggagctcaaCTAGGAACACAGCCTAAGGAGCTCAACtatgaacacagccctaaggagctcggttaggaacacagcctaaaggagctcgactaggaacacagccctaaggagcttgactaggaacacagccctaaggagctcggttaggaacacagccctaaggagctcgactatgaacacagccctaaggagctcggttaggaacacagccctaaggagctcgactatgaacacagccctaaggagctcgactaggaacacagccctaaggagctcgactaggaacacagccctaaggagttcggttaggaacacagccctaaggagctcgactaggaacacagccctaaggagcttggttaggaacacagccctaaggagctcaactaggaacacagccctaaggagcttggttaggaacacagccctaaggagctcaactaggaacacagccctaaggagctcaactaggaacacagccctaaggagctcaactatgaacacagccctaaggagctcggttaggaacacagccctaaggagctcgactaggaacacagccctaaggagcttgactaggaacacagccctaaggagctcggttaggaacacagccctaaggagctcgactatgaacacagccctaaggagctcggttaggaacacagccctaaggagctcgactatgaacacagccctaaggagctcgactaggaacacagccctaaggagctcgactaggaacacagccctaaggagttcggttaggaacacagccctaaggagctcgactgaacacagccctaaggagctcgactaggaacacagccctaaggagctcgactaggaacacagccctaaggagctcgactaggaacacagccctaaggagctcgactaggaacacagccctaaggagctcgactatgaacacagccctaaggagctcgactatgaacacagccctaaggagctcgactatgaacacagccctaaggagctcgactaggaacacagccctaaggagctcgactaggaacacagcccaaaggagctcggttaggaacacagccctaaggagcttgactatgaacacagccctaaggagctcaactatgaacacagccctaagcagctcggttaggaacacagccctaaggagctcggttaggaacacagccctaaggagctcgactaggaacacagccctaaggagctcggctaccctgccgccccagtatgCTGCTTACCTATTTGGAAACTGAATTTGATTTAGTGATTTGATGATTTCTTGACTGGAACTGTCCATTTATATTCATTCTGGAAAATTGTGGAGGGTTTTTTCTTTGCAGTGTTTTAATAATCAATCAATGTTTTactgaaatatattttcatttgggTGCAGGACAAAAGATTTAATGAGAGAAGAACACCAGGGTTGTGTTAAGATGGCACAAATGTCAGAAAACGTTTTTTAAATGACTGCCAGCAAATATTAAAATTGTACACATTCAGGTAGAATGTTCAGCACAGCACGACATTTCAACACTCCGTATGCGACCCAGTCTCTTTAGTAAGTGTTGTTCTGGTTAACTACTAGCCATGCTTTGTGGTTTTAGTCTGGGTTtgtgtataagcactttgtgacatctgctgatgtaaaaaggtctttataaacatgtgatttgattttgagtttctagttttgttcagtgtacattagTCTATGATTGCCACTGCTCAAACATCTTCGAGAGGCTTCATTGATTAACGAACATGTATCTTTACACACTTCATACATTTATCCAGGTGAGAGAATAAGCTGTCGAATTTAGCTTTTAATTCACGGGAGCGCGCATTAAAACGATTTGCGCGCTCGCGTGAGCACGGTCACGAAAAAAATATATAGACACGTGACCCAGTGAACCAATTAGAGTTTAAAACCCCCCTATGCTCGCTCCTCGTCAAACAGAAGACGGAGAGAGTTGGGGTAAAATAAGCGCAAACATTTAGCAATCTGTCTGTAAATTAGTACATATCAGAGCATTAACTAGCTACACAATGTCTGAAGAAAAGCCAAAGGTAAGAAATGTTGTGTGTGATTGAATATTTTCCGTATTTCCTTGTCGAGCGTACTAATATGTTGGAGATAACGGTAGGTTGCCAGATTCCGATTTGAGCGGGTAAAGAGAGAAAACAAAGGTTGTTTGATTTGTGGACATTTTGCATGTAGAAAATGTGGGTTAACTAGCCAGTTATCTGATAGATGTAGTGTACTATTTATCTATTCCTGTTTTTGTAAAGTGATGGTTTTCAGTGAAACCGCGCCATTGTGACTTTTCTGCGCCCGTTGGAGTAGAGACCAACGGCGTTATCACTCTGCGGCTTTATGAGCTAACTAGCTAGCGTGCTAACGTTAGCTGGAGCTGCCGCCCCACTGATGGCTGACCAGTTAGCCATCTAGGTTAGCATGGCTCTTGTTGTTAGAGCTAACTAGCTAAACTATTGCTAGCTACAAAGGCTAAACACAAATGTTTGACACCGAGATATTAACTCACCGACAGACTGTGAACTCGTCAACCTACCAGTGCTGTTGTGCTCGTCATACACTGCCGTTTTTGTGACAATGTTGTGTAATTGTGCGATGCAGGGCTCCCTTACAAAAGAGACAATTTGTCCCAATGGGACTCTGCTAAAATGAAGGTACATTAAAATACAACCCATGGTAGCTAACGTAGTTTTATTAGATGGAGTTGCCGTGACTAGTTAGCTAACATCTTCATGTTACAATGCCCGTCGAGATGCTTTAATTTCAGCCAAAAAGTTTGCTCCATCTAATGCATAACATTAACTGTTAGACTGTAGCTTTTAAGCTGGGCCCGAGAAATTGAGAAACTGCTtctcaggccatcagactgttaaacagccatcactaacattgaaaGGCTGCTGCCCATATTGAGACTCAATCACGGTTCATTTTAAATGTCActctaatgtttacatatcttacattactcatatcacctgtatatacagtattttataccatctactgcatcttgtctatgccaCTCGGTCCATCGCTTATCCATActtttatatgtacatattctcattcacccctttagatgtgtgtattaggtagttgtgaaattgttagatattactgcactgtcggaactagaagcacaagcatttccctacactcgcattaacatctgctaaccatgtgttatATCaccaataaaatatgatttttgatttgatataaACAATGTAGCTATTGTCTCTGAAATGCACCTGTTCCCCACTGTTTTTTCAGGAAGGAGTGAAGACTGAAAATGACCACATCAACCTTAAGGTTGCAGGTCAAGATGGGTCAGTAGTCCAGTTCAAAATTAAAAGGCACACTCCGCTCAGCAAGCTGATGAAGGCGTACTGCGAAAGACAGGTGAGGCTGTCCTTAACGTTTACATTCATCTGTCTACTCTTCTGCTCGTATAAGACGATGTTAAGCTTTGAGGCTGATTGTACAACCTTACAGGGCAACCCCTGACCGCAGTAACTTGCTAGATGAGCCTGActgttctctcccctcatctTTTATTTCAGGGTTTGTCAATTAGACAGATACGGTTTAGGTTTGACGGACAGCCAATCAACGAGACCGACACACCTGCACAGGTCGGTGACACTCACTTCTGGTGTAGTCCTCTATAATGTAAAAGATCCAGAAGTTATAACATGTACAGATGGAGTTACAAGTACACTGACCATTCTATGTATTTGTGTTGGCAGCTTGAGATGGAAGACGAGGATACTATTGATGTATTTCAACAACAGACCGGAGGAGGCTCCTTCCCCTCAGAGGCTTCTCTTAAAGGTGTATGGACCCTCTGAGGCGCCTCCCCCTCTGAGGACAGAAACACAGTTGATGAGCAGCaacttttttttattaaataatGGTCCCACTTTTTTTTTGTGATTGCTCTGCTCATAGCCATGGTCTTGTTCTTTTCAAGCTGGATTTCATGCCACCAATCCACATGTCTTGTTTATATTCATATTGAGGATGGACTATAAACTGCTTGTTTTGGAGAATATGTGTTTGTTTCACACAATGGGGATGTGGGGGGTTCAACTCATTcaggctttgtcccaaatggcaccctattcctcttACAGTGCTCTACACTtaacaaagtagtgcactatagggtgccatttgggacattaaATCTACCATAGGTTCAGGGACTTAATGTTGAACAGGTCTCATAATAtgcaaaattatatattttttttgtctgcTGTTTTTAAGTACATTTTGCAAAATATGCAGTCCAAGTGATCAATTGTAATTTTAAACCTGTACAGTGTGTATTGGAATATTGGTGAATGGGGTGCTCTACTGCTGGTGCCATTAGATTGAATTGCTTTGTGTCTCTGGAACAAAGGCTTTTACTAAAGTGAACAGAAACGTCTATGATGTAAAAGAGTTTCAGGTCTATTTTCAACATCGCTTGAAAGAATGCAACTTACCGTTCACATGTCTGTTTGGTTTCTAACCCCCTCACCCCTTCCACACAGATTTAAGGGAAGTCGTTGAGCTCCTGGTTTTAGCCCATCCCTCAATattttgtgacaaaataaaagGGAATCCACCATGACTTCAACCTTTGACCTTTTTGTTTCTAATCAGACTTGATGAATCTTCCCACCTGCCTTCAGACTGTTGTGGTGGACTTGAGTAGGCAGCACGGGTCCACTCTAGTCCTTATGTTGCTCTAATGATTTGTACATTGTCTTTTACTACTGTATACAATAAATATAGTTTGGTACTCAGCTACCTTGTTTGTTCCTTTTGGCTGTTGTATGAGGAGTGCTGAAAGACTTGCTGTCTTCCTAGGCCACTTTAAGAAATTTCAAACCGCACATCTTATCAAATAGGAAAAAGTACATGGATGGTAATTAACTGTTTGGTCATTCACTTCACACAGAGCAAGTTGAGCAAATCTGTTCTGAGACAGCTGTGTTTGAAGCTACAGTACTTCCAGCAAGGGCTGCTGTCACCTGTTAGTGTTTATTCTTGAGCATTTTCTGGAggctgtatttaactaggcaagtccgttaagaacccATTCTTATCTTAACAGCCTACCATCAACCTGTCTAGAAAGGACGGTAAGTCGTAGCCATAAATTAAAGGACGCTTAGCTATTAGTCATTTCACAAAAATAATCTGTTTTTCAATGACTGAAACCCTACACTTTTTCAATACCTGCAGGAATTCTCTTGATTTTACTTGTTACATTGTCAAATGCAATACGAACCCCTGAGTAGGTAGAAACTCATTCCCTCTACGGAGAGAAGCTATGTGCAGTTCGAACAAATCTTTCTAGTGAACTTAGTGTAGAGGTTAGACACAGCCAAGTCACCTAGCAGTTTCATTTACCTGTTCCCACTTGAATAGTTCCTATACTGCACTCGTATCTGCAggtatactgcactctgactgcaatctttttCAATAAGGGAAATTTCAACCGGGAATATTCTGCATTCTGAGAATTAT
This DNA window, taken from Oncorhynchus masou masou isolate Uvic2021 unplaced genomic scaffold, UVic_Omas_1.1 unplaced_scaffold_4782, whole genome shotgun sequence, encodes the following:
- the LOC135535323 gene encoding small ubiquitin-related modifier 3-like isoform X1; its protein translation is MSEEKPKEGVKTENDHINLKVAGQDGSVVQFKIKRHTPLSKLMKAYCERQVRLSLTFTFICLLFCSLTVLSPHLLFQGLSIRQIRFRFDGQPINETDTPAQLEMEDEDTIDVFQQQTGGGSFPSEASLKGVWTL
- the LOC135535323 gene encoding small ubiquitin-related modifier 3-like isoform X2; this translates as MSEEKPKEGVKTENDHINLKVAGQDGSVVQFKIKRHTPLSKLMKAYCERQGLSIRQIRFRFDGQPINETDTPAQLEMEDEDTIDVFQQQTGGGSFPSEASLKGVWTL